The window AGGACCTTTTTTTTGGCCGGCGACTCCACCAGATAACACGATCCGGTCACGGATCCTGCCCCTCCAAGACATGTTACACGAATCATCGGGATCTCCTTAATTTTAAGTCAGGCGCCCCGCAAACGGACGCGGGATCTTCGACAAGGCACGAGGCACGAGGTGTGAGGCGTTAGGCGCAAATAGCAGGGAGCAACGAGTATCCAGAAACGAGAAACGAGCACCCACCATTCTCAATTCCCAAATCCCTGAATCCCTGAATCCCTGAATCCCTCAATTCCTAAATTCCTCATCCAAAACCGGGTGCCGGTAGGTTTTCCCCGCATAGTTTCTGGCGACAAGGGTGTGGCTATCCCTTTGAAGCACATATTCCGGCAGGAGCGGGACTTTCCCTCCGCCGCCCAGGAGATCCACGGCAAAATGGGGCACGCACAGGCCCGAGGTATGGCCCTGAAGTGCGGACATTATCTCCAGCCCCCTGTTGACGGGCGTCCAGAAGTGGGATGTGCCCTTTGCCGGATCTGCCACGAACAGATAATAGGGCCGGACACGGATTGTCAAGAGTTTTTGTACCAATCTCTTCATGACGCCGGGATCGTCATTCACGCCCCTGAGGAGCACGGTCTGGCAGCCCAGGGGGATGCCTGCATCGGCCAACCTGCTGCAGGCCAGTGAGGAGGCTTCGGTAATCTCATCGGGATGATTGAAATGGGTATTGATATAGAGCGGTTTGAATGCCCCCAACATACGCGCCAGCTGGGTGGTGATCCGATGGGGGAGAGTGCAGGGGATCCGCGTGCCGATTCGGATGATCTCTACATGGGGCATGGCCCGCAGATCCGTCAGGATGCGCGCCAGTTCCCGGTTGCTCAGGAGGAGCGGGTCTCCCCCTGACAGGAGGACATCCCGGATCTCCCGGTGTCCGTTGATGTAGGAAAGGCCTTCCCGTATGGATTCCCTGGAGACCATGGAGGCCCGGCCCACCTTCCGCTTCCGGTTACAGAACCGGCAGTACATGGCACAGCCGGAGGATACCAGGAAAAGAACCCGATCCGGATAGCGATGGGTCAGCCCGGGGACCGGTGAATCCTCCTCTTCATTCAGGGGATCCTCCACGCCGGCCTCATCGGAGATCTCCCGGACATCCGGGATGCACTGCCTGTAAATGGGATCGCCCTTTGTTTTCACAAGGCCCAGATAATAGGGGTTGACCCGCATCGGATACCGGGCCGTCACCTCCTTCAGATGGTCCCTGTCCACCTCGATGGATTCCGGCAGGTCCTCGGGGGCGGTGATGCTTTCAGAAAGGATCGTTCTCCATGATGCGCCTTTGCCGCAGTTCATGTTCCCGGTTTTCAATTTATGCCCCTCGTGCTTTTCAAGAGGAGATCATGCCCCTTGGGTCCGCAGTTGAAGAGGAGATCAAGTGCAGACAGGTTGGGGAGAAACGGTCCCCATAACTGGGGATACACCGGGGGGCGGGGATTGAAAAATTCCAGGGAGATCCCGGTTCTTTGAAATCGGTCTGCATCGAGATATTTCCCGGCCCCGGCCTGGGCCAGAAACCGGGTCGCTCCCAGTTCCCTGCAGATGTCCACGGACAGCCGGGGTTCGTCACTGTCGACCCTAAGATCCGACAGAAGGACAACCTTTGCCGGGATTCGGAGGTGCGCCATCATGTGTTGAATGACGTTCAGATTGAGATCCACAAGCCTGTCGAACCTTTCCGAGAAAAGCCCCTCCATGAAAGGCGCATGGTCCTCGAAAAAGGGGGCGTTTCTGTAGGCGCTCTTGAGGCTGGCCAGATGTTTTGCAGCCCAGCGGCCTTCATTGCAGATCCTGACCTCATGGATTTGCTGCAGACCGAGCCCCTTCTTCCAGACCGGAATGGTCAGCCAGAGGACGCCCTGGTCGTTCTTGAACCGGTTCCGCGTAAGCCAAGTGGTTCCCCTCGGGAACTGGACCCTGTCCATGAGGACAAGGATGTCCGATTGAAGGGCCTTGGCAAAGAAGCCGGCAAATGGGGCAAAATAGGGCTGATAGGCGGATACGATCATGGGAAAAGAGCTATAGTGACTAAAATGACTAAAGTAAGGTTAAGGACCTTTCCACCCGCGTCTGGTTACGGATTGAAATTCTGGCGCATTTTCCCGTATCTCCACATATGGACCATGGCCTGGGCGGCCCGTTCCGGCGTGGGAAAATTGAGCAGGGCACCCGATGTCTCCAGGTCGGCGATGGCCTCGTCCCATATACCGGGTGGAGACACGATGCACGATATCAGCGGTTTTTCCTGTTTCCATTCCTTCAGCAGGGGGGTGATGCCGCTGACCGCATCCTTGTTGGCAGATGCAAACATCATCAAGAGGAGGATTCCGTCCACGTTGTCATCATCCATCACCGTCCGGATGATCCCTCGAATGGCCGCCGAGTCATACCAGGCCGGCCCCATGTCCACAGGATTGGTTCGGAGGGCGAGGGGGGGGAGGAGGGAATTGATGGTCTCCTGGGTACGGGGGGTGAATGGGACGATCTGAAGACCCCCTGCCTCGCACACGTCGCAGGTGGCCATGGAAGGCCCTGCCTGTCCGGAGAGGACAGCCATGCGGGGACCTGCCGGGAGAGGACAGGCCGAAAAGGCCTTGGCCGTATCCAGAAGGGTCTCGGTGGTGTCAATGGAGATAATTCCGGTCTGGGCAAAGGAAGCGGTGTAGATCTCATGACTCCCGGCCAGGGAACCGGTGTGGGATCGGGATGCGGCATCTCCGGTCTTTCCGGTGCCGGTCTTGTATGCAAGAATCGGTTTACGACCCGTGGCCTGCCTGGCCGCTTCCATGAGGGCCCCGGCCTCATCCATCCCTTCTATGTAAAGGACGATGACCCGGGTATCCGGATCATCTGCCAGAAACGCCATCATCTCAGAAAAATCCACATTCAACCGGTTTCCCAGGCCCACGATCATTCGAAAGCCCATATCCATCCGCATGGCCATAAACCCGAGCAGATGGGATATCCCTCCGCTCTGACTCACCAGGGAAATGGCCCCTTTTTTCAGCAGGGAGAACTCGGGGGTAAATGAGGCATTGAGATCGGCCATGAAATTGATCATGCCGAAGGTATTGGGACCGATCACCGGGATGCCGGCCCCATCGGCAATGGCGGCAATCTCTTCATGAAGCACCGCGCCCCCCGGATCATCGATCTCCTTGAATCCTGCCGTAATCAACACGATTCCCTTTACGCCCGCAGCCGCACACTCCCTGAACACCCCCGGCACCCGACCCGC is drawn from Deltaproteobacteria bacterium and contains these coding sequences:
- a CDS encoding KamA family radical SAM protein, translated to MNCGKGASWRTILSESITAPEDLPESIEVDRDHLKEVTARYPMRVNPYYLGLVKTKGDPIYRQCIPDVREISDEAGVEDPLNEEEDSPVPGLTHRYPDRVLFLVSSGCAMYCRFCNRKRKVGRASMVSRESIREGLSYINGHREIRDVLLSGGDPLLLSNRELARILTDLRAMPHVEIIRIGTRIPCTLPHRITTQLARMLGAFKPLYINTHFNHPDEITEASSLACSRLADAGIPLGCQTVLLRGVNDDPGVMKRLVQKLLTIRVRPYYLFVADPAKGTSHFWTPVNRGLEIMSALQGHTSGLCVPHFAVDLLGGGGKVPLLPEYVLQRDSHTLVARNYAGKTYRHPVLDEEFRN
- a CDS encoding WbqC family protein — translated: MIVSAYQPYFAPFAGFFAKALQSDILVLMDRVQFPRGTTWLTRNRFKNDQGVLWLTIPVWKKGLGLQQIHEVRICNEGRWAAKHLASLKSAYRNAPFFEDHAPFMEGLFSERFDRLVDLNLNVIQHMMAHLRIPAKVVLLSDLRVDSDEPRLSVDICRELGATRFLAQAGAGKYLDADRFQRTGISLEFFNPRPPVYPQLWGPFLPNLSALDLLFNCGPKGHDLLLKSTRGIN
- a CDS encoding CoA-binding protein; protein product: MNTKPQVTHMKALFNPASVAVIGASDKPDKLGFHVMKSLTQGGYPGRIFPVNPGTQEIMGLTAIPNVSACDGGVDLAVVVVPAGRVPGVFRECAAAGVKGIVLITAGFKEIDDPGGAVLHEEIAAIADGAGIPVIGPNTFGMINFMADLNASFTPEFSLLKKGAISLVSQSGGISHLLGFMAMRMDMGFRMIVGLGNRLNVDFSEMMAFLADDPDTRVIVLYIEGMDEAGALMEAARQATGRKPILAYKTGTGKTGDAASRSHTGSLAGSHEIYTASFAQTGIISIDTTETLLDTAKAFSACPLPAGPRMAVLSGQAGPSMATCDVCEAGGLQIVPFTPRTQETINSLLPPLALRTNPVDMGPAWYDSAAIRGIIRTVMDDDNVDGILLLMMFASANKDAVSGITPLLKEWKQEKPLISCIVSPPGIWDEAIADLETSGALLNFPTPERAAQAMVHMWRYGKMRQNFNP